In the genome of Rhodoferax fermentans, one region contains:
- a CDS encoding excinuclease ABC subunit UvrA, with the protein MNTPEDGKYLAKALQHQHISIRGARTHNLKNIDLDIPRNQLVVITGLSGSGKSSLAFDTLYAEGQRRYVESLSTYARQFLQLMDKPDVDMIEGLSPAISIEQKATSHNPRSTVGTVTEIHDYLRLLFARAGTPYCPDHHVPLQSQTVSQMVDTTLALPEGTRLMVLAPLAREKKGEFLEVFADMQAQGYVRFRINGQAYEFDQLPALKKTEKHDIDVVIDRIKVRHAPPPSSLPVDPVAGDAPEIDAAVQAAHADYAALKQRLAESFEAALRLANGRAIVLEMDSAQPLSDKGYKPKEHVFNAKFACPVCNYSIAELEPRLFSFNSPVGACPSCDGLGQQEFFDPTRVVAFPTLSLASGAIKGWDRRNAYYFAMLESLAAHYKFDIDQAFEDLPPHVQQAVLQGSGEEEIKFAYTLDSGANAGKKVSKKHPFEGIIPNMQRRYHETDSSVVREDLARYKSTQPCPVCGGSRLRTEARHVKIGEGAQARAIFELSHQTLAECFAYFSSLSMTGAKGDIAAKVVREISLRLKFLNDVGLTYLSLDRSAETLSGGESQRIRLASQIGSGLTGVMYVLDEPSIGLHQRDNDRLIDTLKHLRDIGNSVLVVEHDEDMMRAADHIIDLGPGAGVHGGRVMAQGTFDEVQANTQSLTGQYLAHTLNIDVPVQRTAWLPTQAPKAFNAGKPSRFAPSPAAQRRAEREAQHNATLGDLQALKVIGASGHNLKNVDVAFPVGLFTCVTGVSGSGKSTLVNDTLYKAVARTIYRAHDEPSEHESIEGIEYFDKVINVDQSPIGRTPRSNPATYTGLFTPIRELMAEVPTARERGYGPGRFSFNVSQASGGGRCEACEGDGMVKVEMHFLPDVYVPCDVCQGKRYNRETLEVLYKGKNIAQILDLTVEAAHEFFKAVPTIERKLHTLLDVGLSYIRLGQAATTLSGGEAQRVKLALELSKRDTGRTLYILDEPTTGLHFADIKLLLQVLHQLRDAGNTIVVIEHNLDVIKTADWLIDMGPEGGSGGGTVVGVGTPETLAANPASHTGRYLARLL; encoded by the coding sequence TTGAACACACCTGAAGATGGCAAGTACCTTGCCAAGGCCCTGCAGCACCAGCACATCAGCATCCGTGGTGCGCGCACCCACAACCTCAAGAACATCGACCTCGACATCCCGCGCAACCAGCTGGTGGTGATCACGGGTCTGAGCGGCTCAGGCAAGTCCAGCCTGGCGTTTGACACCTTGTACGCCGAGGGCCAGCGACGTTACGTGGAAAGCCTGTCCACCTACGCACGCCAGTTTCTGCAGCTGATGGACAAGCCTGATGTCGACATGATCGAAGGCCTGTCACCCGCCATCAGCATCGAGCAAAAAGCCACCAGCCACAACCCGCGCTCCACGGTGGGCACGGTGACCGAAATCCACGACTACCTGCGCCTGCTGTTCGCCCGCGCCGGCACACCCTATTGCCCGGACCACCATGTGCCGCTGCAATCGCAAACCGTGAGCCAGATGGTCGATACCACGCTGGCCCTGCCCGAAGGCACCCGGCTGATGGTGCTGGCGCCGCTGGCGCGCGAGAAGAAGGGTGAGTTCTTGGAGGTGTTTGCCGACATGCAGGCGCAGGGGTATGTGCGTTTTCGCATCAACGGTCAGGCCTATGAGTTTGACCAGTTGCCGGCGCTGAAAAAAACCGAAAAACACGACATCGACGTGGTGATCGACCGCATCAAGGTGCGCCACGCCCCGCCACCCAGCAGCTTGCCCGTCGACCCGGTGGCGGGTGACGCGCCAGAGATTGACGCGGCGGTGCAGGCCGCCCACGCCGACTATGCCGCGCTCAAACAACGCCTGGCTGAGAGTTTCGAGGCCGCGCTGCGGCTTGCCAATGGCCGCGCCATTGTTCTAGAAATGGATAGCGCCCAGCCCTTATCCGATAAGGGCTACAAGCCAAAAGAGCATGTTTTCAACGCCAAGTTCGCCTGCCCGGTGTGCAACTACTCGATTGCTGAACTGGAGCCGCGGCTGTTCTCGTTCAACTCACCGGTGGGCGCCTGCCCGAGTTGTGACGGTCTGGGCCAGCAGGAATTTTTTGACCCGACCCGGGTGGTGGCCTTCCCGACCTTGAGCCTGGCCAGCGGCGCCATCAAGGGCTGGGACCGGCGCAACGCCTACTACTTTGCGATGCTCGAGAGCCTGGCCGCGCACTACAAGTTTGACATTGACCAGGCGTTTGAAGACCTACCTCCCCATGTGCAGCAGGCGGTGTTGCAGGGCTCCGGTGAGGAAGAGATCAAGTTCGCCTACACCCTGGACTCTGGCGCCAATGCGGGCAAAAAGGTCAGCAAGAAGCACCCGTTCGAGGGCATCATCCCCAACATGCAGCGGCGTTACCACGAGACCGACTCGTCGGTGGTGCGCGAAGACCTGGCGCGTTACAAAAGCACCCAGCCTTGCCCGGTGTGTGGCGGCAGCCGCCTGCGCACCGAGGCGCGCCACGTCAAGATTGGTGAGGGTGCACAAGCCCGTGCCATTTTTGAACTGAGCCACCAGACCCTGGCCGAGTGTTTTGCCTACTTCAGCAGCCTCAGCATGACCGGCGCCAAGGGCGACATTGCCGCCAAGGTGGTGCGTGAAATCAGCCTGCGCCTGAAGTTCCTCAACGACGTGGGCCTGACCTACCTGAGCCTGGACCGCAGCGCCGAAACCTTGAGTGGTGGCGAGAGCCAGCGCATCCGGCTGGCCAGCCAGATCGGCTCGGGCCTGACCGGTGTCATGTATGTGTTGGATGAGCCCAGCATCGGCCTGCACCAGCGCGATAACGACCGCCTGATCGACACCCTGAAACATCTGCGCGACATCGGCAACAGCGTGCTGGTGGTCGAGCATGACGAAGACATGATGCGTGCCGCCGACCACATCATCGACCTCGGCCCCGGCGCTGGTGTGCATGGCGGGCGGGTCATGGCGCAGGGCACGTTTGACGAGGTCCAAGCCAACACCCAGTCCCTGACCGGCCAGTACCTGGCCCACACGCTGAACATTGATGTGCCGGTGCAGCGCACCGCCTGGCTGCCGACCCAAGCTCCCAAAGCCTTCAACGCTGGCAAACCCAGCCGTTTTGCGCCTAGCCCGGCGGCACAACGGCGCGCCGAACGGGAGGCGCAGCACAACGCCACGCTGGGTGATTTGCAGGCGCTCAAAGTCATTGGCGCGAGTGGCCACAACCTCAAAAACGTGGACGTCGCCTTCCCGGTCGGCCTGTTCACCTGCGTCACCGGGGTGTCGGGTTCGGGCAAGTCCACCCTGGTCAACGACACACTCTACAAAGCGGTGGCGCGCACCATCTACCGCGCGCACGACGAGCCGTCAGAACACGAGAGCATCGAAGGCATCGAGTATTTTGACAAGGTGATCAACGTCGACCAGTCGCCGATTGGCCGCACACCGCGTTCCAACCCGGCCACCTACACCGGCTTGTTCACCCCGATTCGCGAGCTGATGGCCGAGGTGCCGACCGCACGTGAACGCGGTTACGGCCCGGGGCGTTTCAGTTTCAACGTCAGCCAGGCCAGCGGCGGCGGGCGCTGTGAGGCCTGCGAGGGCGACGGCATGGTCAAGGTTGAGATGCACTTCCTGCCCGACGTGTATGTGCCCTGCGACGTCTGCCAGGGCAAACGCTACAACCGCGAAACCCTGGAAGTGCTCTACAAGGGCAAAAACATCGCGCAGATACTGGACCTCACCGTCGAAGCCGCCCACGAATTTTTCAAGGCCGTGCCGACCATCGAGCGCAAATTGCACACCCTGTTGGACGTGGGCCTGAGTTACATCCGTCTCGGCCAAGCCGCCACCACCTTGTCAGGTGGTGAGGCGCAACGCGTCAAGCTCGCGCTCGAACTCAGCAAACGCGACACCGGACGCACGCTCTACATCCTGGACGAACCCACCACCGGCCTGCACTTTGCCGACATCAAGCTGCTTCTGCAGGTGTTGCACCAGTTACGCGACGCGGGCAACACGATTGTGGTGATTGAACACAACCTGGACGTGATCAAAACCGCCGACTGGCTGATCGACATGGGGCCCGAGGGCGGCAGCGGCGGTGGCACCGTGGTAGGTGTGGGCACCCCTGAGACGCTGGCGGCCAACCCGGCCAGCCACACCGGGCGTTATCTGGCGCGACTGCTGTAA
- a CDS encoding hemerythrin family protein yields MSGAAKDDIAAKIDAFVALSAQHMQDEEAVLARSEFPGCAAHAARHQQLLERAQLLRARYARDQLDTTELLHFVVFEFTAQHLLIEDRKFAAYLGGH; encoded by the coding sequence ATGAGTGGTGCCGCGAAGGACGACATCGCTGCGAAGATCGACGCCTTTGTGGCCCTCTCGGCACAACACATGCAGGACGAAGAGGCCGTCCTGGCGCGTTCGGAGTTTCCAGGGTGCGCCGCGCATGCGGCGCGGCATCAGCAACTGCTGGAGCGCGCTCAACTGCTGCGAGCGCGTTATGCCCGCGACCAGCTTGACACCACCGAACTGCTGCACTTTGTGGTGTTTGAGTTCACCGCGCAGCATCTGCTGATCGAAGACCGCAAGTTCGCCGCTTACCTCGGCGGCCACTGA
- a CDS encoding CC/Se motif family (seleno)protein, protein MLTLSKDALELIAERRQSVVIDVPQTVHGCCIEITPCPSVRLGKPRVPDQHSLQQIQGADVFVPHDFPSMLPLSIRARKVLGRKFLAIDGWKLV, encoded by the coding sequence ATGCTGACCCTCTCAAAAGACGCTCTTGAACTCATTGCCGAACGCAGGCAGTCTGTTGTCATTGATGTGCCGCAAACCGTGCACGGCTGCTGCATCGAAATCACGCCCTGCCCGTCGGTGCGTTTGGGCAAACCACGTGTCCCTGATCAGCACAGCTTGCAGCAGATCCAGGGTGCCGATGTCTTTGTGCCACACGATTTTCCCAGCATGCTGCCGCTGTCGATTCGTGCGAGGAAAGTGCTGGGCCGAAAGTTCCTGGCCATTGACGGCTGGAAACTGGTGTGA
- a CDS encoding MFS transporter, with protein sequence MPPTLSPTATSALTRAEWRANLSLASIFGLRMLGLFMVVPVFAHEAAQYPGGDNTGLIGLTLGIYGLTQAALQFVYGLASDRFGRKPVIIAGLLVFAAGSTVAALAPSLLWLSVGRALQGAGAVSAAVTALLADQTRDEVRTKSMALLGASMGLTFALSLVVAPLLAAWGGLVAIFALTALLSLLGIAAVLWWVPPEPLQHRHQQEGRVLDVLRLPELLRLNYGGFVMHGVQLAMWLAVPSMLVEAGLPQARHWQLYLPVLVGSFVVMGGSFFQLEKRGYVRAAFLTAVALMALVQLGLWWQIGLQPSIYLLGLLLFLFFYGFNVLEACLPSMVSRLAPLSARGAAIGVYNTMQSIGFFAGGLLGGWAMQWGGPHALFTGCGVLMMLWLWLAWPMRMAQTKTLEAPANP encoded by the coding sequence ATGCCACCCACCTTGTCACCCACCGCCACCAGCGCTTTGACACGTGCTGAATGGCGTGCCAACTTGTCTCTGGCGTCGATTTTTGGCCTGCGCATGCTGGGCCTGTTCATGGTGGTGCCGGTGTTTGCCCATGAAGCCGCGCAGTACCCCGGCGGTGACAACACCGGCCTGATCGGGTTGACGCTGGGGATTTATGGCCTGACCCAGGCGGCGCTGCAGTTTGTTTATGGCCTGGCCTCGGACCGTTTTGGCCGCAAGCCGGTGATCATCGCCGGGCTGCTGGTGTTTGCCGCGGGCAGCACGGTGGCGGCGCTGGCGCCGTCGCTGTTGTGGCTGTCGGTGGGGCGCGCGCTGCAGGGTGCCGGTGCGGTGTCGGCGGCGGTCACCGCCTTGCTGGCCGATCAAACACGGGACGAGGTACGCACCAAGTCGATGGCTTTGCTGGGCGCCAGCATGGGGCTCACCTTTGCGCTGTCGCTGGTGGTGGCGCCGTTGCTGGCGGCCTGGGGCGGGCTGGTCGCGATCTTTGCACTGACCGCGCTGCTGTCGCTGCTGGGCATCGCGGCGGTGCTGTGGTGGGTACCGCCCGAACCGTTGCAGCACCGCCACCAGCAAGAAGGTCGGGTGCTGGATGTGCTGCGCCTGCCCGAGCTGCTGCGCCTGAACTACGGCGGCTTTGTGATGCACGGGGTGCAGCTCGCCATGTGGCTGGCGGTGCCGTCGATGCTGGTGGAGGCCGGTTTGCCCCAGGCGCGGCATTGGCAGCTTTACCTGCCGGTGCTGGTTGGCTCGTTTGTGGTGATGGGTGGCAGCTTTTTTCAGCTCGAGAAGCGAGGTTATGTGCGTGCCGCGTTTTTGACCGCGGTGGCGCTGATGGCGCTGGTGCAGCTGGGTTTATGGTGGCAAATTGGCCTCCAGCCCTCTATCTACTTGCTCGGATTGCTACTGTTTTTATTCTTCTATGGATTCAATGTGCTGGAAGCCTGCCTACCCAGCATGGTGTCCAGGCTGGCACCACTGAGCGCACGCGGTGCGGCCATCGGGGTCTACAACACCATGCAGTCGATTGGTTTTTTTGCCGGCGGGCTGCTGGGGGGCTGGGCCATGCAATGGGGCGGGCCGCACGCCCTGTTTACTGGCTGTGGTGTCTTGATGATGCTGTGGTTGTGGCTGGCCTGGCCGATGAGGATGGCGCAAACCAAGACGCTGGAGGCCCCGGCCAATCCCTGA
- the ssb gene encoding single-stranded DNA-binding protein — translation MASVNKVILVGNLGRDPEVRYLPSGDPVANVTIATSSRYKSKSGEMVEETEWHRVTFFGRLAEIASQYLKKGRPVYVEGRIKTRKYTDKDGQEKYATDIIANEMQLLGGREGMGGPAGEDDGYGGDAGDNYNSRPAPAPRPSAPRPSAPAPRPAPAPAPSRPASGFDDMDDDIPF, via the coding sequence ATGGCCTCGGTAAACAAAGTGATTCTGGTGGGTAATTTGGGCCGTGACCCGGAAGTGCGTTATCTGCCCAGCGGAGATCCGGTGGCCAACGTCACCATCGCCACCAGCAGCCGTTACAAGAGCAAATCCGGCGAAATGGTCGAAGAAACCGAATGGCACCGCGTGACCTTTTTTGGCCGCCTGGCCGAAATCGCCAGCCAGTACCTCAAAAAAGGCCGTCCGGTGTATGTGGAGGGGCGCATCAAGACCCGCAAATACACGGACAAGGATGGCCAGGAAAAATACGCCACCGACATCATCGCCAATGAAATGCAACTGCTCGGTGGCCGCGAAGGCATGGGTGGCCCCGCTGGTGAAGACGATGGCTACGGCGGCGATGCTGGCGACAATTACAACAGCCGCCCGGCTCCGGCACCACGTCCCAGTGCCCCACGCCCCAGCGCTCCAGCACCGCGCCCGGCACCCGCCCCGGCCCCAAGCCGCCCAGCCAGTGGCTTTGATGACATGGATGACGATATTCCGTTCTAA
- a CDS encoding solute carrier family 23 protein: MSLLNWTEKSTEVLQQGGVIAPDERLPWPQTTVMGMQHVIAMFGATVLAPILMGFDPNLAILMSGIGTLIFFLVTGGKVPSYLGSSFAFIGVVIAATGYAGKGLNTNMGVALGGIIACGALYTVIGVLVQLVGTRWIEKLMPPVVTGAVVAVIGLNLASVPIKNMAANNFESWMQAVTFLCVALVAVFTRGMVQRLLILVGLIVASLVYAVLTNGLGLGKPMDLSSLFNAAWVGMPSFTAPVFDAKAMLMIAPVAIILVAENLGHLKAVTAMTGKNLDVYMGRAFIGDGVATMVSGAAGGTGVTTYAENIGVMAATKIYSTAMFLVAALLAVVLGFSPKFGAIIQTIPLPVMGGVSIVVFGLIAVAGARIWVENKVDFADNKNLIVAAITLVLGTGDFTLKFGDFALGGIGTATFGAIVLYALLNRSSRSA; this comes from the coding sequence ATGAGCCTTTTGAACTGGACCGAAAAATCAACCGAGGTGCTGCAGCAAGGCGGCGTCATCGCCCCCGATGAACGCCTGCCCTGGCCCCAGACCACCGTGATGGGCATGCAGCACGTGATTGCCATGTTTGGCGCGACCGTGCTGGCGCCAATTCTGATGGGCTTTGACCCGAATCTGGCCATTCTGATGAGTGGCATCGGCACCCTGATCTTTTTTCTGGTGACCGGCGGCAAGGTGCCGAGTTACCTGGGCTCCAGCTTCGCCTTCATCGGGGTGGTGATTGCCGCCACCGGTTATGCCGGCAAGGGGCTCAACACCAACATGGGTGTGGCGCTGGGCGGCATCATTGCCTGCGGCGCGCTCTACACCGTCATTGGTGTGCTGGTGCAATTGGTGGGCACCCGCTGGATCGAGAAGCTGATGCCGCCGGTGGTGACCGGTGCGGTGGTGGCGGTGATCGGGTTGAACCTGGCCTCGGTGCCCATCAAGAACATGGCAGCCAACAATTTCGAGAGCTGGATGCAGGCGGTGACTTTCCTGTGTGTGGCGCTGGTGGCGGTATTCACGCGCGGCATGGTGCAGCGGCTGCTGATTCTGGTGGGCCTGATCGTGGCCAGTCTGGTGTACGCGGTGCTGACCAATGGGCTGGGGCTGGGCAAACCAATGGATTTGTCGAGCCTGTTCAATGCTGCCTGGGTGGGTATGCCCTCGTTTACCGCGCCGGTGTTTGACGCCAAAGCGATGCTGATGATTGCCCCGGTGGCCATCATCCTGGTGGCGGAAAACCTGGGCCACCTGAAAGCGGTGACCGCGATGACCGGCAAGAACCTGGATGTGTACATGGGCCGCGCCTTCATCGGCGACGGTGTGGCCACCATGGTCAGTGGCGCCGCCGGTGGCACCGGTGTCACCACCTATGCCGAGAACATCGGTGTCATGGCCGCCACCAAGATCTACTCCACCGCCATGTTTCTGGTGGCCGCTTTGTTGGCGGTGGTGCTGGGTTTCAGCCCCAAGTTTGGCGCCATCATCCAGACCATTCCGCTGCCGGTGATGGGTGGTGTGAGCATTGTGGTGTTTGGCCTGATTGCGGTGGCCGGTGCACGCATCTGGGTCGAAAACAAGGTCGACTTTGCCGACAACAAAAACCTGATCGTTGCGGCCATCACGCTGGTGCTGGGCACCGGTGACTTCACGCTGAAATTTGGCGACTTTGCCCTGGGTGGCATCGGTACCGCCACTTTTGGCGCGATTGTGTTGTACGCCTTGCTGAACCGCAGTTCGCGCAGCGCCTGA
- a CDS encoding efflux RND transporter periplasmic adaptor subunit, protein MSISFPWFCVKPIRSCRCCLVVAGLLLAAQVGAQTPIQVPVAAVQLQAVGQGFEMDAVVQPVKQATLSAQTSGRLLSLLVKAGDQVKTGQLLATINDSETQAEVQGSQAQVAQAQAQLHNAQANYDRTRDLLRQGFISAAAMDTAEAQLRSARAALDQAAAGVRQAHVSQGFTRVTAPFEGRVLQTEAEVGDLAQPGKTLLTLYAPLPLRVEVQVPVSRSGALTSSSQIEVQLPAADGALRWIRPARVDRLPGADPVSQTIEWRLELPAQAATGLTPGQQVRVRFAAGQKQRLMVPAAAVLRRGELTAVYTLSGTTFVLKAVRLGTDHGPQGFEVLAGLQDKDLVALDPVKAGLNGARALPAGAPAQ, encoded by the coding sequence ATGTCCATCTCTTTTCCATGGTTCTGCGTCAAACCGATCAGATCGTGCAGGTGCTGCCTGGTTGTAGCGGGTCTGTTGTTGGCTGCCCAGGTTGGGGCTCAAACCCCGATTCAGGTTCCGGTGGCAGCGGTGCAGTTGCAAGCGGTGGGTCAAGGCTTCGAGATGGACGCGGTGGTGCAGCCCGTCAAACAGGCCACACTGTCGGCGCAGACCTCCGGTCGGCTGCTGTCCCTGCTGGTCAAAGCGGGTGATCAGGTGAAAACCGGCCAGCTGCTGGCCACCATCAATGACAGCGAAACCCAGGCCGAGGTGCAGGGCAGCCAGGCCCAGGTGGCGCAGGCGCAGGCCCAGTTGCACAACGCTCAGGCCAACTATGACCGCACGCGCGATCTGTTGCGCCAGGGTTTCATCAGCGCAGCGGCCATGGACACAGCCGAGGCCCAGCTCAGGTCAGCGCGGGCGGCACTTGACCAGGCGGCAGCGGGTGTCCGCCAAGCCCATGTGTCGCAGGGTTTCACCCGTGTGACCGCGCCTTTTGAGGGCCGTGTGTTGCAGACCGAGGCCGAGGTGGGCGACTTGGCGCAGCCGGGCAAGACCTTGCTGACGCTGTATGCCCCGCTGCCGCTGCGGGTGGAGGTGCAAGTACCGGTGTCGCGTTCAGGTGCACTCACATCCAGCAGCCAGATCGAGGTTCAGTTGCCAGCGGCCGACGGTGCCCTGCGCTGGATTCGCCCGGCACGTGTTGACCGTCTACCGGGCGCCGACCCGGTGTCGCAGACCATCGAATGGCGGCTGGAGCTGCCAGCACAAGCGGCTACAGGGCTGACGCCTGGGCAACAGGTCCGGGTGCGTTTTGCCGCTGGCCAGAAGCAACGCCTGATGGTGCCCGCTGCGGCGGTGTTGCGCCGTGGTGAGCTGACGGCGGTTTACACGCTCAGTGGCACCACTTTTGTGCTGAAAGCGGTACGGCTGGGGACCGACCACGGGCCACAGGGGTTTGAAGTGCTGGCGGGTTTGCAGGACAAAGACCTGGTGGCGCTGGACCCGGTGAAAGCCGGACTGAACGGTGCGCGTGCCCTACCCGCAGGCGCCCCGGCGCAGTGA